Part of the Odocoileus virginianus isolate 20LAN1187 ecotype Illinois chromosome 27, Ovbor_1.2, whole genome shotgun sequence genome is shown below.
aagagaagtggaagcaaaggagaaaaggaaagatatacccatttgaatgcggagttccaaagaatagacgggagaggtaagaaagccttcctcagtggtcagtgcaaagaaatagaggaaaacaatagaatgggaaagactagagatctcttcaagaaaattagagataccaagggaatatttaatgcaaagatgagcacataaaggacagaaatggtatggacctaacagaagcaggggatattaagaagaggtggcaagactaaacagaagaactgtacaaaaaagatcttcaggacccagataatcacaatggtgtgatcactcacctagagccagacatcctggaatgttaactcaagtgggccttaggaagcatcactacaaacaaagctagtggaggtgatggaattccagttgagctatttcaaatcctgaaagatgatgctgtgaaagtgctgcactcaatatgccagcaaatttggaaaacccaacagtggccacaggactggaaaaggtcagttttcattccagtccctaagaaagacaatgctaaagaatgctcaaactaccacacaactgtacttatctcacacgctagtaaagtaatgctcaaaattctccatgccaggcttcaacagtaggtgaaccatgaacttccaggtattcaagctggatttagaaacggcagaggaacgagagatcaaattgccaacatctgttggatcttcgaaaaagcaagagagttgcagaaaaacatctacttctgctttattgactatgccaaagtctttgactgtgtggaccacaacaaactggaaaatttttaaagagatgagaataccagaccacctaacctgcctcttgagaaatctgtatgcaggtcagaaagcaacagttagaaccgagcatgaaacagcagactggttccaaatagggaaagcagtacgtcaatcatgggaaatgcctggctggatgaagcacaagctggaatcaaaattgctgggagaaatatcagtaacctcagatatgcagatggcaccaccctatggcagaaactgaagagctaaaaagcttcttgatgaaagtgaaagaggagagtgaaaaagtagggttaaaactcaccattcagaaaacgaagatcatggcatccggtcccatcacttcaaatagatggggaaacagtgacagactttattttattgggctccaaaatcactgcagatggtgactgcagccatgaaattaaaagatgcttactctttgggggaaaagttatgaccaacctagacagcatattaaaaagcagagactttactttgccaacaaaggtccatctagtcaaggctatggttttcccaggagtcatgtatgggcatgagagttggactataaagaaagctgagcaccaaaaaattgatgcttttgaactgtggtgttggagaagactcttagtccctcggactgcaaggcgaccatcttaaaggaaatcagtcctgaatattcattggaaggactgatgctgaagctgaaactccgatattttggccacctgatgcgaagaactgactcatttgaaaagaccctgatgctgggaaagattgagggtaggaggagaaggttcgacagaggatggggtggttggatggcatcaccgactcaatggacgggAATTGAGTaaacactgggagttggtgatggatagggaggcctggcgtgctacagtccatggggttgcaaagagttgaatatgactgagccactgaactgaactggtgaacTCACTGCTCTGATTTGCTGATCATGCCCTCTTCCATGGTGATGAGTTACTTTGAGCCTCTTTTCTTATctagaaaatggggataatgatttCTAGTCTCACTAGTTCAGAGGGCTAATGAGAGTATTAAATGCTGAATGTAAAAGCACTTGGTGAACTGAGAACTCTGTGATTGCAACTGTCCTCTGGGTTTGTGGCATGTTGATGGTGATGGTTCATTATTTGGGTTCATCTGCCATTGCTACCCTTCTGCTGCCAGCACATGTATCTTGCAttattgttgtgttagttgctcagtcgtgtccaactctttttgaccccatggatgtagcccgccaggctcgtctgtccatggaattctccaggcaagaatgctggagtgggtagccattcccttctccaggggatcttcccaacacagagactGAAGtcggggctcctgcattggcaggtgagttctctactgtttgagccgccagggaatcccCTCTATCTTGCATACAGAGATGATACACAGTGCGCTTTCCTGAAATGCACCCTCTGAACTCATGCTTGGGTACTGGCACACACAAGGTGAGTACTTCTTTGCTTATCCCAGGATACACAACCTCTGTTGCCAGCCAGTATACCTGACACACAGACTTGCCTTTTAACCTGTGGAAAGCTACGGTACTTGTTTAACAGTTAGTGTACATTTTTTACTGTTAGTGCATCTAATTTTGGACAGTCCTTCTTCCTGCCCCCTCTTTCTGTTATCCCTCTTCCCCTCCATCCATTTTTCCTCTTAGAATCCCAGGACAAGATAGGAGACCCATGGTCTATGGAATAAAAATAGGTAGAGTTTCTGGTGTCTGCATATCAGGTTTGGGTGGGAGGAACTGTATGAGCTACACTTCTACAAGAGGCTCTGTAggcattcagtattcttgcctaaaaatctcgtggacagaggagcctggcaggctgcagtccgtggggtggcagagaCTTCGCGACTGGCCCGCGGCAGCAGAGGAGCTGTGGATACTCGGTGTCAGGAGTATCCTGCCCCTCTCCTGCTCCTTCCGCCGAgcctttcctccttttccttggcCACTTGCTGTAACTGATCCGCTGTAGCACTCATATTTCTTCTTCATCGTGACTTCTCTTTTCCACACCTACCTGTGCATCAGAATCGTCTAGGGAGCTTAGAAAGGATGAGCAAGCACAATCCTGGAGACTGATTTGCAGTGTCTGGGGTGAGCCGTTGGGAATCAGTAGCTTCTCCAGGCTCCCACGCAGGGCATGGTGAGTAGCCAATTTGAGTGATGCACTGTGTGGTCCTCACATGTCTTTAACTGGGGGTCATTCccattggaaaataaataaatgctttcaaaattGCTTTCCGCTTAGACATGTTCTTCTGCTTAAAAGGGAGAATAGGACTTCCAGCCTCAGCATATCCTACCTTACCTGTAGGGAATGTGACGTGTCAGAAGTATGTAGAAAGACAGTGTATAGTGAACAGCAGTTTGGCCATAAATGACCCGTGCAGAACATTTCCTCACAGTACCTATCCCAGAGTTAAGGtgtttgttgtggtttagtcgccaagtcgtgtctgattctttgcgaccccatggactctagcccgccagactcctctgtccatggaattttcccaggcaagagtactggagtgggttgccatttccttctcagggggtctttctgatccagggatttaaattgtgtctccggcattggcaggtgaagtcgggactgctgagccaccagggaagcccagagaaaaagctgtttttatttccagGTCTAATGAACATAGCCAGTAACTATCAGCAGTTTTATCTGGCATTGTGGTACCTCTCTTAACTTCTTTGCTAAGTCACACTTTTCCAGTATACCTATTGTGAGTTTTAGTAGTCCttccttttccaaaataaatgtgTGATTGTGTTTCCATTCAAACTGCCTGGCATTTTGAGTGTCATCCTCTGTTCAGACAGTTAACACTGATGAATGGTCTGTTGCCTAAGCACCAGCTCTTCCCAGCTCTAAGTGCTGGGAGATAGAACCCCCCTCTCCTGCCGTCTCCCTAGAATTATAGCTCTGTGAGAACTTAGTCTTTACTTGGAGAATAACTTGTGAACTTCCCCGAATCTAGCAAATACCCCTGCAGTTCTTGGTTGTTCAGGGTTCACCGCTACAATTTCCCTTTCTAACTCTGCTTTCTCACCCTGTCATTACAGTAGCCATTGAGAAAGGCAGCACAGTGGCTGTTTCTTTGGCTGCCCAGCGGATGAGCTCCACATCTGTATGAGGGAGACTCCTCTGCCTCATGAGTTTTCATGGGAAGCAGTGTCCCTGCCCACATGCTCCTCCACGTGCAACCCTCACTCACACCCAGGCAGAATAGGGAAAAATGAGCTGCTTTTCAGGTTTGCTTAACTGCAGGTGCAGGTAATAATTAAAGAGGTGTGACGTGCTTTAGCTGGTGTGATGGGGAGGGGAGTGTCGAGTGTGGAGGCTGATAACTTGCTACCCCAGCCCCTGGAGTCTGATCAGCTACCGCATTCTGAATTTTCACTTCAGATTGAATCCCTTATATTGTTTGGTTGCtggcagtggttttttttttttaagtcttttgttttggatgtgttttattaaaattgaGAAAGAGTTTGTGATCTCACTGAATACAGTTATTTCTATCTCTTGAGACTGACTGCTGAAGGTGGTCTTCAGTTCCTTTCTTGCAGATTCATTATGCTGGGGGACTTGACTTTCTCTGAACCACCCCAAGggcaaaaatattttatggtgGGAGCCCCACTGGTGACAGCCCTTTCCTCTTCAGTCAAGAGTTCCAGCTACTTCCTTTTACATTCTAAATTTCTGCTCATTTTATACCTAATAGCCACTGTTAGAATCTTTGATCTTTATGAGGTCAAGACTATCATCATCTTTGATTGAGCTTGCTTGTAATTTTCCTGATGGTAAATTCACCTTCATAATATCTATTTAGCACTTAACTTTTAGGTTGAGTTCTCAAAATTAACCTGAGAGGTTTTCCTTAGTATCTTGAAATCACCTGGGCTTATTTAGGCCAATTAATGGTATTGGGGTATTTAAAATGAGAAGTCTACAGAGTACTCATGATTTATTTGTTGgtttctgacttatttttctcctgatttttccagttgtcaaaAATTTTTCTGTGTCCACTGTGGAAAAATTTTTAGAAGTATCATAAAAAAGTATAGGTTCCCCCATTGAcatacagattcaacacaatccctgtcaaaattcttgcaatttttttttccaaaaattgaCAAGAAAATGGcacatggaaatgcaaaagactcagaatagccaaaatagtCTTGAAAAGAACAAAGTTCGTGAACTTATACCCTAGATTTTAAAACTAAACACAAAGATGCTATAATCAACTTGATGTATGTATGGCATAAGGAtagacagatcaatggaatagatctttgttaccccatggtctgtacagtccatggaattctctaggccagaatactggagtgggtagcctttcccttctccaagagatcttgccatcccagagatggaacctaggtttcccacatttcaggtggatacttttaccagctgagccacaagggaagcccagaaataaactatAACATTTATGATCATTGGAATTTTGACAGAATTGCCAAGACAGTTTAATAGAGggaagaacagtcttttcaacaaatagttctGCAACAATTTAgtatccacatgcaaaaggatTAATTTGGATCTTTTACACcaaagttaaataaaatcaatCAAAGACCTAtgtgtaagagctaaaactaaaaCCTTTAGAAGAATGTGAAGgcataaatcttcatgaccttgagtTAGTCAGTGGTTCCTTAGATATGGTACCCAAAAGCATaagcaaccaaagaaaaacaaaacaaattggatttcatcaaataAAAACTAACTTAGACTCCATCATAATTAAAAAACTACCATACTTCAAAGAATGTGATCAAGACAATGAAAAGACCAGCCCACAGAATGAGGAAAAAATGTTTGCAGATCATATGTCTGATAAACAACTGGTGTCAAGAATGTATTTAGAATTCCTGCAACTCAGTAAAAAGACAAGCTGATTATAAAGTGGGCAGGGAAGTTtaatagacattcctccaaagaagatttacaaGTGGCCAGTAAACACAAGAAAAAGATGGTCAGCAAATTTAGTCTTTAGGGAAATGCCATCATAAGAGCCATTGCGATATACCACTTCATACCcgctaggatggctataataaaaaaggtGGGAAATTGGAAGTCTTGgtggggatgtggagaaattgagaGCCTCTTAAATTTCTGATGGGcatgtaaaatggcacagctgCTTTGGACAGGACCTTAGCAATTTCACAGATGGTTATGCGAAAGTTGCCATGTGACCTGCCAACTCTACCCCTTGGTGTACAGTGAACCCTTGAATAACACGGGTGtgaactgtgcaggtccacttatatgtgaattTCTTGCACTAAATACATACTGCAGTTAAGTACATGATCTGAGGTTGAATCTTTGGGTGTGGAACTATGGATATGGTGGGCCTACTGTAAAGTTACAGACGGATTTTCAAAGGTGAGGAAGATCTAACCATGACCTTGTTTTTGGGGTCAGTTGTTATACCTAGGAGAAGTGAAAACATGTTAGTGCAAAAATTTGTGCACTTGGTCATGGGCGTCCCATGTAATCCCAGAGTTTGTCTTTATGCCTTGTCCATCGTAAATGCTTGATAACTGTTCGTTACATAAATTATAATTACTTACATGTTTAAATTATGCATCCTATTTTGTAGTATACCCCTGACACAGAGTTAACTGAAATGTTCCCAATTGATAATGCTGGGCATaataatttttctgaatgttttttatCTCTCTTTAGGTTGGTATTTTGTTTGGCATCTTTTTTTGTCAAAATTCAAGTTTCTTCGGGAACTGGTGGGAGACACTGGATCCCAGGAGGGAGACCGTGAGCCTTCAGGGTCTGAGACTGAAGAAGATGCTTCACCGTCTCCGCACAGGATCAGGTCCGCTCGCCAGAGGAGGGCCCCTGCAGATGAAGGCCACTGAGCCAGCCGGTCCTGTGATGGCGAATGACCAAGGGTTCTGGGAGTCTCTCTGTAATGATTGGGCTTTGCAGTTTGCTAAAGGAATGAAGAACATTCATTCTTGGATTCTAAGTCCAGTTCAAAAAAAGATTTACATGTAAGCCATATGCAAATAAAGGGAATTTCAACCAAATTGGACCATTGCGGATTTCATCGTTAAGATAATTTTTGCTCATTTGCTTCaacatatatactttttctttcacCCTTGGGCTTTTTTTCTTGCACTGGTGTTAATCTGATAAATATTACAGGCTTGAAAAACcatattttattaatgttaattCTGTTCCATGtttcccctccccctctgcccccacaTCATGCCTTGTCTGAAATTGGGATAGATCTCACGGTTACA
Proteins encoded:
- the SMIM13 gene encoding small integral membrane protein 13, which translates into the protein MWHNVGLTLLVFVATLLIVLLLMVCGWYFVWHLFLSKFKFLRELVGDTGSQEGDREPSGSETEEDASPSPHRIRSARQRRAPADEGH